TGCTGATCGTGCTCGTGCTCGTCGGCGTCCTCGCCGGCCTCGCCATCTCGCAGTACGCGGGCTTTCGCCGGCGCGGCTACGACAGCAAGGTCGCCGCGACCGTACGCGGCGTCGCGACCGGTGAAGAAGCCTACTACGCCGAGAACCGCATCTACGCCACGAGCGTCGGCGAGCTGCGCGGCATGACGCTCGGCGACGTCGAGATCGCGATCACCGCCGGCAACAGCGGGAACCTCGCGAGCTCCTTCCGTGTGACCGGAACGCACCCGGGCACGCCGCGGACCTTCACCTGGGTG
This genomic window from Deltaproteobacteria bacterium contains:
- a CDS encoding prepilin-type N-terminal cleavage/methylation domain-containing protein encodes the protein MRDHRGFTLIEVLIVLVLVGVLAGLAISQYAGFRRRGYDSKVAATVRGVATGEEAYYAENRIYATSVGELRGMTLGDVEIAITAGNSGNLASSFRVTGTHPGTPRTFTWVSDPAPGSPNLIEGDV